Proteins from a single region of Dyadobacter fanqingshengii:
- the nspC gene encoding carboxynorspermidine decarboxylase: protein MPIDYNEIPSPCFVLDEALLRQNLRLIDSVQQAAGCKIILALKGFSMFSAFPIVKEYLSGATASSLNEVKLINDFMGYQAHTYMPAYLDSEFVEIMERSSHITFNSLSQWERFKDRVEAFKSANPAHALSCGIRVNPQYSEVATDMYNPCVPGSRLGITRDKMPDTLPEGIDGIHFHTLCENGSDTLERTLEALESRFGDLLHQAKWLNMGGGHLMTREGYDIEKLKNLVSNIRAKYDLDVILEPGSAIAWRTGVLVTTVLDVMDSQGIDVAILDTSFAAHMPDTLEMPYKPAITGASMEAVAGKPTYRMGGMTCLAGDFIGDYSFEQPLAAGDKIIFEDMIHYTMVKTTTFNGVNLPSIGLVKTDGEFKLVKSFGYESFKDRLS from the coding sequence ATGCCCATCGATTACAATGAAATACCGTCGCCTTGTTTTGTTCTGGACGAAGCGTTGCTGCGTCAGAACCTGCGCCTGATAGATTCGGTGCAGCAGGCGGCAGGTTGCAAAATTATCCTGGCCCTCAAAGGCTTTTCCATGTTCAGCGCTTTTCCTATCGTGAAAGAATATCTCAGTGGAGCCACCGCAAGCTCGCTGAACGAGGTGAAATTGATCAATGATTTCATGGGTTATCAGGCGCATACATACATGCCGGCATACCTTGACAGCGAATTCGTGGAGATTATGGAGCGCAGCAGCCACATTACATTCAATTCGCTGAGCCAGTGGGAGCGCTTTAAGGATAGGGTAGAAGCATTTAAATCAGCCAATCCCGCACATGCACTTTCATGTGGCATTCGTGTGAACCCGCAGTATTCGGAAGTGGCGACAGATATGTATAACCCCTGTGTCCCGGGATCCAGATTAGGGATCACGCGCGACAAAATGCCGGACACACTTCCCGAAGGGATTGACGGCATTCATTTTCACACACTTTGTGAGAATGGGTCAGACACATTAGAGCGAACATTGGAAGCGCTGGAATCGCGTTTCGGAGATTTGCTGCATCAAGCGAAATGGCTGAACATGGGAGGAGGACATTTGATGACCCGTGAGGGCTACGATATTGAAAAACTAAAAAATTTAGTTAGTAATATAAGGGCTAAATATGATCTGGATGTGATACTTGAACCAGGTTCAGCCATAGCCTGGCGCACCGGTGTCTTGGTCACAACTGTGTTGGATGTGATGGATAGTCAAGGCATTGACGTGGCGATCCTGGATACCTCATTCGCAGCGCACATGCCCGACACGCTTGAGATGCCTTATAAGCCAGCTATCACCGGTGCAAGTATGGAAGCGGTGGCAGGTAAACCGACCTACAGAATGGGCGGAATGACCTGCCTCGCGGGAGACTTTATTGGTGACTACTCATTTGAGCAACCTTTGGCTGCTGGAGATAAAATCATATTTGAAGACATGATACATTACACAATGGTAAAGACGACGACATTTAACGGTGTTAACTTACCTTCCATTGGTTTAGTTAAAACTGATGGCGAATTCAAGTTGGTGAAATCGTTCGGCTACGAAAGCTTCAAAGACAGGTTATCTTAG
- a CDS encoding PIG-L deacetylase family protein: MRKILFLPILVMWQSHVFSQTARETPKTPLKIIVFGAHPDDCDLGAGGVASIYSSMGHKVKFVSLTNGDAGHQDIGGGELAKRRLNETKEVAKRLDIEYDVLDNHDGELFPTLENRLAVIRKIREWNADVVIAPRTNDYHPDHRNTGVVVQDASYLVIVPNILSSVPPLVKNPVFLYFRDRFQRPNPFRPDIAIDITQAITKKVHGLDAHVSQFYEWLPWTSQDLANVPKDPEERKKWLLAATEKRSSITPEIKLTVEKWYGKDQAEKIKFVEVFEITEYGKQPSPEEIRRLFPMLPQGN; encoded by the coding sequence ATGAGAAAAATTTTATTTCTGCCAATCCTGGTGATGTGGCAATCGCACGTCTTTTCCCAAACTGCCAGGGAAACGCCGAAAACGCCGTTGAAAATAATAGTCTTCGGCGCCCACCCCGACGATTGCGATCTGGGCGCTGGCGGCGTGGCCTCTATCTATTCCTCGATGGGCCATAAGGTCAAATTTGTTTCCCTTACCAATGGCGATGCTGGACATCAGGACATTGGAGGTGGCGAACTCGCCAAACGCAGGCTGAATGAAACCAAAGAGGTCGCAAAGCGATTGGACATCGAATACGATGTTTTGGACAATCACGACGGCGAGCTCTTCCCTACATTGGAAAACAGGCTGGCCGTCATCCGTAAAATCCGGGAATGGAATGCGGATGTTGTCATTGCACCCCGAACAAACGATTATCACCCCGATCACCGCAATACAGGAGTCGTTGTGCAAGATGCTTCCTATCTTGTAATTGTGCCTAATATTCTTAGTAGTGTACCTCCATTGGTTAAAAATCCGGTTTTCCTTTACTTCCGCGACCGGTTTCAACGTCCTAATCCTTTCCGTCCTGACATTGCGATAGATATTACCCAGGCAATTACTAAAAAAGTCCATGGGCTAGACGCACACGTCTCCCAATTTTACGAGTGGCTTCCCTGGACAAGTCAGGATCTTGCTAATGTTCCCAAGGACCCCGAAGAGCGAAAAAAATGGCTGCTGGCTGCGACGGAAAAACGTTCTTCCATCACTCCGGAGATCAAGCTGACCGTGGAAAAATGGTATGGAAAAGACCAGGCGGAGAAGATTAAATTTGTCGAAGTTTTCGAGATCACGGAGTACGGAAAGCAGCCGTCACCAGAGGAGATCAGGAGGTTGTTTCCAATGCTTCCACAAGGAAATTAG
- a CDS encoding CTP synthase: MASKARKTAKYIFVTGGVTSSLGKGIIASSLAKLLQARGLSVTIQKFDPYLNIDPGTMNPYEHGECYVTDDGAETDLDLGHYERFLNVRTSQANNVTTGRVYHNVITAERRGDFLGKTVQVVPHITDELKRNMLLLGQTGDYDIVITEIGGCVGDIESLPFLEAVRQVKFEMEEHDTLVIHLTLIPYLNSAGELKTKPTQHSVRMLQESGIQPDILVCRTEHPLPYDIRKKIALFCNVQVNSVIEAMDADTIYAVPLLMLKERLDQRALYMLDIYNDKDVDLDSWKTFLSRYKNPVDSIRIGLVGKYVELHDAYKSIVESFIHAGAANECKVNIEWIHSESLTAENAVEKLENLDGVLVAPGFGERGIEGKIAAIQYVRENNIPFFGICLGMQMAVIEYARNVIGWNGAHSVEMDVNTDHPVIHLMKDQKDVSNKGGTMRLGAYPCKIKKDSLASRIYGKTNISERHRHRYEFNNKYLKDFEEKGLIATGINPDNNLVEMVELPGHPFYIGVQFHPELKSTVMNPHPIFVNFVSAALAYSLEKRSVDSLNTSIH; the protein is encoded by the coding sequence ATGGCTTCCAAAGCACGAAAGACCGCGAAGTACATTTTCGTTACGGGCGGTGTAACATCTTCACTTGGCAAAGGAATCATTGCCTCTTCATTAGCAAAACTACTGCAAGCCAGAGGGCTTTCTGTTACGATTCAAAAATTCGATCCATATCTGAATATTGACCCGGGTACAATGAACCCTTACGAGCACGGCGAGTGCTATGTAACGGACGACGGTGCTGAAACGGATCTTGATCTTGGGCATTATGAGCGTTTTCTCAATGTCCGAACCTCGCAAGCCAATAATGTTACTACGGGCCGGGTTTACCACAATGTCATCACAGCCGAACGTCGAGGCGATTTTCTTGGAAAAACCGTCCAGGTGGTTCCGCACATTACCGATGAGCTTAAAAGAAACATGCTGCTGCTCGGGCAAACCGGCGATTACGATATCGTTATTACGGAAATCGGCGGTTGCGTAGGGGACATTGAGTCACTTCCGTTTCTGGAAGCGGTGCGTCAGGTTAAGTTTGAAATGGAAGAGCATGACACGCTCGTGATCCATTTGACATTAATCCCTTACCTGAATTCTGCCGGAGAACTTAAAACCAAACCGACACAGCACTCGGTTAGAATGTTGCAGGAATCAGGAATCCAGCCGGATATACTCGTTTGCCGCACAGAGCACCCGCTTCCTTACGACATCCGTAAAAAGATTGCGCTTTTCTGCAATGTGCAGGTCAATTCCGTCATAGAAGCGATGGACGCGGATACCATTTATGCTGTTCCCTTGCTGATGTTGAAAGAAAGGCTCGATCAGCGTGCGCTTTATATGCTCGATATTTACAATGATAAAGACGTTGACCTGGATTCCTGGAAAACGTTCTTGTCACGCTATAAAAATCCGGTTGATTCCATCCGCATCGGCCTGGTAGGAAAATATGTTGAATTGCACGATGCCTACAAATCCATCGTCGAATCGTTCATCCACGCCGGCGCGGCGAATGAATGCAAGGTGAACATTGAATGGATCCATTCCGAAAGTCTTACCGCTGAAAATGCGGTTGAGAAACTGGAAAATCTGGATGGCGTTCTGGTTGCACCTGGTTTTGGTGAAAGAGGGATCGAAGGAAAGATCGCAGCGATCCAGTATGTGCGCGAAAACAACATTCCATTCTTCGGGATCTGTCTAGGCATGCAAATGGCTGTTATCGAATACGCCAGGAATGTAATCGGCTGGAATGGCGCGCACTCCGTAGAAATGGACGTGAACACTGATCATCCGGTGATCCACCTTATGAAAGATCAGAAGGACGTTTCCAACAAAGGAGGCACCATGCGTTTGGGGGCGTATCCTTGCAAGATCAAAAAGGATTCATTGGCGAGCCGGATCTATGGCAAAACCAACATAAGCGAGCGTCATCGTCACCGCTACGAATTTAATAATAAGTATCTCAAAGATTTTGAAGAAAAAGGGCTGATCGCAACAGGGATCAATCCGGATAATAATCTCGTCGAAATGGTGGAGCTTCCGGGACACCCTTTCTACATTGGCGTTCAGTTTCACCCTGAGCTAAAAAGCACTGTGATGAACCCGCATCCGATTTTTGTGAACTTCGTGAGTGCCGCACTTGCTTATTCGCTCGAAAAGAGATCTGTTGATTCATTAAACACCTCAATCCACTGA
- the yidC gene encoding membrane protein insertase YidC, with amino-acid sequence MDKNFIIGLVLIMLMLIGYQILVPKPVEPAPVEQVKQTTTKPSVSVPTVSDSTNLPLSSDSNAVAQVAPKDLVIETNDTRVVFSNKGGIMKEVMLKKYKTYDQKPLYLIAENHNTFRINFPTATGDVHLTDMFFTTDAQDQKLGGKDSVIVTYRASLKNNQFVEQTYVVRGSGYVIDYGIKSNTTGASNKVVQLDWNNDLLQLENDMHKNREVVTINYYTDDLQSLSTSPTETQEEKTAEPVKWFTIKHKYFLAGLIAEKHPFSNMAMRADVNPTDSTVVKTMHVTAGIPMSAIQKGEANYQFFLGPNDYHLVDKVKAENFDQNVYLGYAFLKPINKFFLVPLFNFLEKFVSNYGLLIILLVIFVKTILTPLTYKSYISMAKMKLLAPELEQIRSQNPDDMAKQQQDQMKLYQEVGVSPLSGCIPVLATMPILFSLFFLFPNLIELRQQSFLWASDLSTYDSFIKLPFTVPFGVGNHISLFTVLMTVSSIGYAYYNNQITPTQPGPVNMKVLGYIMPLMFMFVLNSFPAGLTFYYFVSNVVTIAQQLLIKRFVNEDKIRNILEENRKKNANGEKKQTKFQKYLEKSLQAAEEAKKKQADLEKRSKKK; translated from the coding sequence ATGGATAAAAATTTTATCATCGGCTTAGTATTAATCATGCTAATGCTGATTGGCTACCAGATCCTGGTTCCCAAACCTGTGGAACCTGCACCTGTGGAGCAAGTAAAACAAACTACTACAAAACCCTCTGTTTCAGTACCAACAGTTTCGGATTCAACCAACTTACCCTTATCCAGTGACTCGAACGCGGTAGCACAAGTTGCTCCAAAAGACCTGGTTATTGAGACCAATGATACCCGTGTTGTTTTCTCCAATAAAGGCGGGATCATGAAAGAGGTAATGTTGAAAAAATATAAAACCTACGATCAAAAGCCGCTTTATCTGATCGCAGAAAATCACAATACTTTCCGCATTAATTTCCCGACAGCAACCGGTGATGTGCATCTGACAGACATGTTCTTCACGACAGACGCGCAGGATCAGAAACTGGGGGGAAAGGATTCAGTAATAGTAACTTATCGCGCAAGCTTGAAAAACAATCAGTTTGTAGAGCAGACTTATGTGGTAAGAGGATCAGGTTATGTGATTGATTATGGCATTAAATCCAATACTACAGGAGCAAGCAACAAAGTCGTTCAGCTGGATTGGAACAATGACCTGCTGCAACTTGAAAATGATATGCACAAAAACCGTGAGGTGGTGACGATCAACTATTATACGGATGATCTGCAAAGCCTCTCCACAAGCCCGACGGAGACACAGGAAGAGAAGACGGCCGAGCCCGTAAAATGGTTTACGATCAAGCATAAATACTTTTTGGCTGGTTTGATTGCCGAGAAACATCCATTCAGCAATATGGCGATGCGGGCGGACGTCAACCCCACCGATTCTACGGTTGTGAAAACCATGCACGTTACTGCCGGGATCCCGATGTCGGCCATCCAGAAAGGAGAAGCAAACTATCAGTTTTTCCTGGGCCCAAATGACTATCACCTTGTAGATAAAGTGAAGGCAGAGAATTTTGACCAGAATGTTTATCTGGGATATGCTTTTTTGAAGCCTATCAACAAATTTTTCCTGGTGCCGTTATTCAACTTCCTTGAAAAATTCGTGAGCAATTACGGTCTTCTGATCATTCTGTTGGTAATTTTTGTAAAAACGATCTTAACGCCGCTTACTTACAAGTCGTACATCAGCATGGCCAAGATGAAATTGCTTGCGCCCGAGCTGGAACAAATCCGCAGCCAGAACCCGGATGATATGGCGAAGCAGCAGCAAGATCAGATGAAGTTGTATCAGGAAGTAGGCGTAAGCCCGCTGAGCGGCTGTATTCCCGTGCTGGCAACCATGCCTATTCTGTTTTCGCTGTTCTTCCTCTTTCCCAATTTGATCGAGCTGCGACAGCAATCCTTCCTCTGGGCAAGCGACCTTTCTACGTACGATTCGTTTATAAAATTACCCTTTACGGTTCCTTTCGGTGTAGGAAACCACATCAGCTTGTTCACGGTTTTGATGACCGTTTCAAGCATTGGTTATGCCTATTATAATAACCAGATAACGCCTACGCAGCCCGGTCCGGTGAATATGAAAGTGTTGGGTTATATCATGCCTCTAATGTTCATGTTCGTGCTGAATTCGTTTCCGGCTGGTTTGACATTCTATTATTTTGTTTCAAACGTCGTGACGATCGCACAGCAGCTTTTGATCAAACGCTTCGTGAATGAAGACAAGATCCGGAACATTCTTGAAGAGAACAGAAAGAAAAATGCGAACGGCGAGAAGAAACAGACCAAGTTTCAGAAGTATCTTGAAAAGTCCCTGCAAGCCGCAGAAGAGGCTAAAAAGAAGCAAGCTGACCTCGAGAAACGTTCGAAAAAGAAATAA
- a CDS encoding ABC transporter substrate-binding protein: protein MKVIIVVMFILAGLGNAAFAQSIAQTESKYRSALADYKQERYAAAMEKLSPLTSVNLKTPYSAYSHYYYALSAYQLKRFKESKQMLLQLQSRYPGWNRIGDAQYLLGAIALEAGQLDEGLGHLAKIKDSSLAKDVFSLKQHYFGAITDLAKLKELQKQYADDRDIALTLVHFIETSPSSTQTDFQIADQLQKQFKFSKKEKVAVAEEAPKRSIPKSEGQWTKGYYDVSVLLPFRLDEFSTAKRRSNQFAYDYYLGLTMAKEQLAAEGINVNLWAYDVGADAKAVEPIVDNKNFQQSDMVIGPLYPATFEVTAGYFANANAIMLNPLSTDGNLLKSGSNIYLAHPSIAFQMQKAAQWMKTQAMGTNSAIYYGGTAKDSAMAFSYANEWKSKGGKVMEMVKIQPNREWLETNIPTFDTSKPSHVALFSTDGASGAMLMEVLNGRKLTSTPVLSTSTSFNVQQSRLNRYASRLYLINTDYADREKENIREFQKNYWNKTSTFPSVYSYQGYDQLLFFARMLARHKDKFQDGLRSARPGEEEYLLSGFNFTKSNENQITPVLKYNGSKWTPVDR from the coding sequence ATGAAAGTAATTATCGTAGTCATGTTCATCCTCGCCGGTTTGGGCAATGCAGCCTTTGCCCAGAGTATTGCGCAAACGGAAAGCAAATACAGATCAGCGCTGGCAGACTATAAACAAGAACGCTATGCAGCAGCCATGGAAAAGCTGTCGCCACTGACGAGCGTTAATTTAAAAACCCCATATTCGGCTTATTCGCATTATTACTATGCGCTTTCGGCCTATCAATTGAAACGTTTTAAGGAGAGCAAACAAATGCTGCTGCAATTGCAGAGCCGCTATCCTGGCTGGAACCGGATTGGTGACGCGCAGTATTTGCTGGGCGCCATTGCGCTGGAAGCGGGGCAGCTGGATGAAGGATTAGGTCATTTGGCTAAAATCAAAGATTCTTCCCTGGCAAAGGATGTCTTTTCATTGAAACAACATTATTTCGGCGCAATCACCGACCTTGCGAAACTGAAAGAGCTGCAAAAACAATATGCCGATGACCGTGACATTGCATTAACATTGGTCCACTTCATTGAGACTTCTCCAAGCTCGACACAAACCGATTTCCAGATTGCCGACCAGCTGCAAAAGCAATTTAAATTCAGCAAAAAGGAAAAGGTTGCAGTAGCAGAGGAAGCGCCCAAGCGCAGCATTCCCAAATCGGAAGGCCAGTGGACAAAAGGTTACTATGATGTTTCTGTGCTGCTACCTTTCCGGCTGGATGAATTCAGCACTGCCAAACGCCGTTCCAATCAGTTCGCCTACGATTATTACCTTGGTCTCACCATGGCAAAAGAGCAGCTTGCAGCCGAGGGAATCAATGTAAACCTATGGGCATATGACGTTGGTGCCGACGCAAAAGCCGTTGAGCCGATTGTTGATAATAAAAACTTCCAGCAATCAGATATGGTAATCGGGCCGCTTTATCCAGCCACATTTGAGGTTACTGCCGGCTATTTTGCCAACGCGAATGCCATTATGCTCAACCCGCTTTCCACGGATGGTAACCTCTTAAAATCCGGCTCAAATATTTATCTGGCGCATCCTTCTATCGCGTTTCAAATGCAGAAAGCGGCACAATGGATGAAGACGCAGGCCATGGGTACAAATTCGGCCATTTATTATGGCGGCACTGCAAAAGATTCAGCCATGGCTTTTTCCTATGCCAACGAATGGAAGAGCAAGGGGGGGAAAGTGATGGAAATGGTGAAAATCCAGCCCAACAGGGAGTGGCTTGAAACCAACATACCAACATTTGATACCAGCAAACCATCCCATGTTGCCCTTTTTTCAACCGACGGTGCATCAGGCGCTATGTTGATGGAAGTCCTGAACGGCCGTAAATTGACTTCAACGCCTGTCCTAAGCACGTCCACGAGCTTTAATGTGCAGCAATCGAGATTGAACCGATATGCATCAAGACTCTATTTAATCAACACAGATTATGCGGATCGCGAGAAGGAGAATATTCGCGAGTTCCAGAAAAATTATTGGAACAAAACCAGCACATTCCCGTCTGTTTACTCCTATCAGGGCTATGATCAGCTGCTGTTTTTTGCGCGTATGCTGGCCAGGCATAAGGATAAATTTCAGGACGGCTTACGTTCCGCACGGCCTGGCGAGGAGGAATATCTTCTTTCAGGATTTAATTTTACAAAATCAAACGAGAACCAGATTACACCTGTTTTGAAATACAATGGCTCCAAATGGACGCCGGTGGACAGGTAA
- the hemL gene encoding glutamate-1-semialdehyde 2,1-aminomutase, giving the protein MNIATSQHLFEKAQHFIPGGVNSPVRAFRAVGGSPVFIKSAKGPYVYDEDDNEYIELINSWGPMILGHANELIQKAVYDAIQHSFSFGAPTRREVEMAELIVSMVPSIEKVRMVNSGTEATMSAIRVARGFTGRDKIIKFEGCYHGHGDSFLIAAGSGAVTFGTPDSPGVTKGVANDTLTAPFNDLEAVQTLVNANKNTIAALILEPVVGNMGCVLPADGFLQGLRKICDEEGIVLILDEVMTGFRLAKGGAQERFGITPDLTTLGKIIGGGMPVGAYGGRADIMNKVSPAGPVYQAGTLSGNPIAMAAGLTMLNYLNDHPEVYTQLETSGEKLANGFKASMRKLGLNYTLNQIGSMYTLFFTDQPVTDFPSAKSSDLPLFGRYFHAMLDRGIYMGPSQFESMFLSTALEDKHLDTIIAANEESLKEILSL; this is encoded by the coding sequence ATGAATATTGCAACCAGTCAGCATCTTTTCGAAAAGGCACAACATTTTATTCCGGGCGGTGTCAATTCTCCGGTCCGGGCATTCCGGGCGGTAGGAGGCTCACCGGTTTTTATCAAATCGGCCAAAGGTCCGTACGTTTACGACGAGGACGATAATGAGTATATAGAACTCATCAATTCGTGGGGGCCAATGATCCTGGGTCATGCCAATGAATTGATTCAAAAGGCCGTTTATGATGCCATTCAGCATTCATTTTCCTTTGGCGCGCCTACGCGTCGGGAGGTTGAAATGGCTGAGCTGATTGTCAGCATGGTGCCTTCAATTGAAAAGGTGAGAATGGTGAATTCCGGCACGGAAGCGACAATGTCCGCGATTCGGGTTGCGAGAGGGTTTACAGGGAGAGATAAAATCATCAAGTTTGAAGGTTGCTATCATGGTCACGGCGACAGCTTTTTAATCGCCGCAGGAAGCGGCGCTGTGACATTCGGCACACCGGACAGTCCGGGTGTAACAAAAGGCGTTGCAAATGACACATTAACCGCGCCATTCAATGATCTGGAAGCGGTTCAAACCCTGGTTAATGCAAATAAAAATACCATCGCAGCATTAATCCTTGAACCCGTTGTAGGTAACATGGGCTGTGTGCTTCCGGCGGACGGATTTCTGCAAGGCCTGCGCAAAATTTGTGACGAAGAAGGCATTGTCCTGATCCTGGATGAAGTGATGACGGGCTTCCGTTTGGCGAAGGGCGGAGCACAGGAAAGGTTCGGAATTACGCCAGATCTAACAACGTTAGGAAAAATAATAGGTGGAGGAATGCCCGTAGGAGCGTATGGGGGCAGGGCGGACATTATGAACAAGGTTTCACCAGCAGGTCCGGTTTACCAGGCCGGAACATTGTCAGGTAACCCAATTGCGATGGCGGCGGGCCTTACCATGCTGAATTATCTCAATGATCACCCCGAAGTTTATACGCAATTAGAGACTTCGGGCGAAAAGCTGGCGAATGGTTTCAAGGCATCCATGCGGAAGCTCGGTTTGAATTATACATTGAATCAAATAGGCTCTATGTACACGCTCTTTTTTACAGATCAGCCTGTCACAGATTTCCCATCAGCAAAATCGTCTGATCTTCCGTTGTTCGGCAGATATTTTCACGCCATGCTGGACCGGGGCATTTATATGGGACCATCTCAATTCGAAAGTATGTTTCTGTCGACAGCCTTGGAAGACAAGCATTTAGATACGATCATAGCGGCCAACGAAGAATCCCTAAAAGAGATTTTGAGCCTGTAA